The DNA window CAGTGGGACAAGACGTTAGTATCTTAAGTTAACACTGACCATGCAGCGTGTAGGATAGCGTTAGCGTACTTGCGTGTTCATACCAATTTTAAATTATGTGTGCATGAGCGTTTTTAAATTACTGAATGCGGGAAGATGGCGGCCTACATCGTTTTGCTCGTAATACGTTAACAATGAGAGAATTGTTTGTTTACCTTCTCTTTTGATTACCACAGAATCATCACAACATATTACAATTATTTACTAGTTCAGATGGATTGAGACCTAAGGGGCAAATGAAGAAATGACTGGataattaacagaagagaatacTACAATAGTTCTAAATACTGGTCGTAGCGGTTCGTATCCAAAAAAGAACAGAAGAGAAAATAAAGAACGAGTCTAATTATTAGATGCTATCTGAAAAAGCACCCGAGATTTTGATCAATAAAATCGTTAGTTTGTTTGCTCATGTAGGATTTGCTATATTCAGCATTGCGACATCGATAATAAATTGTTGCGTTGCGTtctgacgatgattttggcggattgcacacagacttcatcatgtatgactgctgattatctaataagagttgcttaggaagtggtaagtaggaattcataccaatccaacccatattaaaacctcaacacatgatagccatcattgccggccgcacCCATCGCCATCGTTCACTGGGAATGATAAAGGATAAGGTCGACggaaagtgttgatgctccacctacttaacggaaggacgacgattcattagactcttccataggtgttcAGCATTGAGACATCGATAATAAATTGTATCGAAAAACGAAGTTGGTTTTTCAAATAAGAAACATACCTTGAAATACGATTGCCACTCGTTCCACTGGTTCCAGCAGCTATTCCACAAAAGCTACTCTAAAACGCTGGGATGAAATGCTTTCAAAACCCATACTTTTGAGTAACAAATCGGACACAAACACGATCACAAATCTCtgcttttaaattttaaaacttcaggAAAATTGCTTTTTCTTCAACAAGCAACTAAACTGGCAGCATTTTCTTATTAATCGCTGGCAACCTGGCGCACCGGTAAGaataaatataacaaaaaaacaaataatgCACCTTGAACTCAGCTTTTTTCCGTTCCACTGGTTCCAGCAGGTATTCCATGTAGGGTACAGCACAAAACGGCATGAAGAAACAGCTCCAAAACCCGTACATTCGCCCAACAAAACACGCAAACACCATTCACAGAACTCTGCTTTTAAATAAAACCCTGATTTAGCAAAATGATTGCTTTTCTTCACTTACAATAAAACTAGCAGCACTTCTGCAAAAGCTTTCCATTTTAAATCGCTGGCAACTTGTCACACCGCGACAACTACGATCGCTGAATCGATCAGTCGCAGGGTCGCACATTCACATCCAATGCTAGAATGGGGATGGCGCATCAACCACCACCATCTTCTGTAGCGATTGGGATGAACAACTTTTTTCCACTTTCCGATACACGATCGACCACGCCGCGCACAAAATGGTTTCCATCAAGCATTTTCTTGAATTATTTGAACACACTTTTTCCTCAATTATATGCATATATCTTGAGGggattcacatttttatcacaatATGCAATACTTTTTCGCATAATACTGCATATTTACCTTTTTATTTCGATCCGAAAACAGTTTTCTATTATCTTTTCACTGTGCGTAAAAACGACGCCAATATCGCGGCGGTATTTTGCTCCTCGGAATTGCAACAAAATGCTCTATTTCATTCTCGAAAActgagcagaacaaataaactTCACTGTGATATATTTCCTATCAGAATTATTTCGCGAAAATAACGTAAACGCGGAACAAAGAAACCCAAAACCGTACCGTAGACGCGATCGACGATGAACTGAGCGAGCGGCAGTGAAAAAAGCTCCGGTATTGAGAAATCGAAGCGCATGTCGGCTGATAGATGGCTTCGCAGTGGTGAGTATTTGTTGGCTGGGTTTTCAAAAGGTCGTATGGTCATTTTGCTCGAATAGAGAAAAATATGATTTTGGCGTATGGCGAGCATGCATAGAGAACTTCTTGTAAACATTGATGGTATGTTTTTTATAGCCGGCTTACTTTTCttttgctgtaaattttatgcattgatcATATTCGGGTAATCCACTCATTGAAAGCTTACCacaaaatacataaaaattatagcagaataaacgagacaGGAATAGAAAAATCTGGGACTGGACGTGCGGGTACGAGAAAACCTAACGTCAATGTCAATGGGAGCCAGAACGAGTGGCTATGCGAGACGAaagataaaatgaatagaaaaagaaaacatataTCCGCCGGTCCCGTCCATATATTCACTGATCGAATCATGCTCCAGAATATTGCAAGTACCTGGGGCAATAAATGTCAAGCTAATGAGTCTATGATATGTAGAAGTTAAGACAAATCAAGgcaactagtaatacgatttcGGGAGCCAGCTCGGAGCCAATTTGACGTGTTCGAATTTGACTGttgtgctgctgctgctttgcTTATATAATTTTAATTATAGTTCCAGTCTAAACCCGATCATTCCCTTTTCCAACTGTTTGAAACCATTATCTCAAACTAAAAACTTAATTCTAAAGCTCCAGATGAATGTTTGCTAGCTTTCTAGTGATAGATTACAAAATCGGAAGGAGATGAATAGATAAACGGTGAGCCCTTCCTAGTCGATACGTTCCGTTGCGGAATTtatagcggaccctacacgagcagaaatgtttgcaattaattgattattgatcaatatattgatggtgtaagggtatctttaaaatattggtcgtgtagaaatcaaatgggattgacgtattgaagcagttttgtcaatatttttattgacaatattcttgtctcgtgtagggtccgcttatcgTCTATTTTGACAGGGCGTGCTACGATTTTACAGACTAGTAAGAATCCTTTCCAGCTGGGATTTGTTTTGTGGTATTATGcgaggaaaacagatcgaaatggtgagttaaatggaagtaatcatgtgaaaaaaaactcatcccagaggcaggattctAACCTGCAACCCATGGGACTATGGCCCAATGCACTAGCCGTTATGTTATCCCAGGAAGAACACACGATTATCTCATTGGATTGGAGGTTGGAAATCCTGTCTCAGGGGCGATTTTTTCACACTCACCATCTCGATCTTTTTTTCTCGTTGGATACCGCCAAAAATTAGTACTTACGGCCAAATCTAACTccaataaaaattaattaattgctTCCTGACTGGCTCGAACTCGACGTATGTTCAGGCCAGCCAGAAATAGGCTTAATGAGACCATCTGAATCACCAGACTAGGGAAAGGTGCGATATATGCATTAACGACTACTAATCGATAATAAATATTACAAGCAGGGTGCTCGGGACACCAAAACCTTGGAAGGACTCAGAACCTACTGCAACAGTTGGTAGAGCGAACTGTGGAATACGGTTTTAAAACTGGATTGTTCCGCTTATGAAGACTTTTAATGACCTTGGCCCCAACCCTTTGCTAGGTTAATAATCGAATAAGCTAGCCCCGTCCTCGGAAGTAAGCCAAGTAAGACCGATAGTGTCAAACAAGGACTAGTTTAAATTTTCGTACAGtccataaaaaattgttctGAATTTTTCTGGTAGGTAAATATATATTGTTGCTTTTGGAAAGTAAAGTTCTATTCCAGGCTCTGTCGATATATTCTTTCGTGGAGAAAAAATTaggtaaaactattttttcgtcattaagaagaaaattgtttgaaaccatCTTTTCGTGAGAGTAGcataaaacctataactaaataagATATAAAATATGCTTTTCGACTCATCAGGATCCGACACGAACTTACTGAAAGCACCGGATTTTCTTACGGGACATCAAAAAAatctaggggtttgctcagaaacacaaataatgtatttgtttatggagctagcgtcaatccggcgcttgcttagtcctgtcactaagttagtgtcagattctgatgaaacaATGTCGAAAATTCCATACCTAATTTAATATATACATACTTTCAAAACGACGCGCTTAAAACTGTATCTTCTGGCAGCTGGGAAACGTTATCATAGCAATTCAAAATCACCTGGTTTATTAGTGGTACTACTATGTATTATTGAACTGTATTTGACGAGCCGCTTATCTTAGAGCCTCCAACAAGTAAACAAAATGATTTTGCATTCGGTATCTGGTCTGCTGCATTAGGGTGTTGTGTCTATTTTATATACATTATGTATTTTGGTCAATACTCCTGCTCATCCTGCAAACATTGAGTTGTGTATCAACATGCTTGACCATTTTTGAGCAGCTGTAGAATATTGATGAAGAGGTTTGGATCTCGCTGAAAATCTTTGAATTGACAGCTCCAATTCTCATCCTATAAACCGTATACCTTCCCAGTAGTCGATTAACTTACTTTCAGATTCAAATGAAATATGGTACCAATTTGAACCTGataaaaatgatgattatcacCATTCCATTTCTTCCACAAACaagtttttatcagttttttgcttgtCCTCTTCACACAAATGCATCAGACCAGCACGTCTTGCCATTGCCACACCTAAAATTGCGTTTCAGTCGGGCACTAACACGCACAACAGGCACAGCCTCTCCTCCATCGTTCGATGTCAGCATCTCGTACACCATGGTGTACACTGCCAAAAAATGGATCTACGCACGGGTCTTCAGTGGCGAACCGAAACTGGATGACTTCCGTCTCGAGGAGGAAATCATGCCCGAAATCGAGGAAGGAGGTAAAACAATCTATTGTAATTATAACAGCTTAATGTTCTCTTCCGAATGCACCCACAGAATTTCTCGCGCGAGCGGAATTCCTCAGCGTAGACCCCTACATGCGCATCTACATTCTGCCCTACCCGGTCGGATCGGTCATGATCGGTGGCCAGATAGCGCAGGTACTGGAAAGCCGCAATCCGGATTTCCCCGTCGGGGCGTACGTTTTCGGCCAGTTCGGCTGGAGGACGTATTCGATCTGTAACCCGGTGGGGATCGAAACCCGGAAACCGTACGTGTTGCCAGATTTCCGTTCACTGCCGCGATCGCTTGGCATCGGAGTTCTGGGGACGGTTGGCAATTCGGCCTACTTTGGAGTGCAGGAAATTTGCCGCCCGAAGCCGGGTGAAACAATGGTGGTCAGTGGAGCGGCCGGTGCCGTGGGAAGCATTGTTGGACAGATCGGTAAGATCAAGGGATGTTCGGTGATCGGATTAGCCGGTACGGATGAGAAGTGTGCTTGGCTGAAGGAGATTGGATTTGATGGTGCGATTAACTACCGGACAGCGGATGTGCGGAAGGAATTGAAATTGGCTGCTCCGGGCGGGGTGGATTGTTACTTCGACAATGTTGGTGGGGAAATTTCGGCGATCGTTCGACGACAGATGAAGATGTATGGACGGATTGCCGTTTGCGGGACCATTTCAATGTACAACGACAAACCGGTCCGGGTTGAAGACCCCCAGAGGGATTTCGTGGGCAGGCAACTGCTACAGGAAGGATTCAGCGTGCATCGCTGGACGGACAGGTGGTTTGAAGGGATCGAGCAAAATCTAAAATGGATTCAGCAGGGCCGGTTGAAATTCAGGGAGACCGTAACGGAAGGCTTTGAAAAGATGCCGCTGGCATTTATCGAGATGATGCGCGGTGGTAATATTGGAAAGGCTATTGTTAAAGTTTAATAAAAACGCTTGTAAATATATTGAGATTATTTGGGAACGGAAAATGACTAATTTATTGTGAAATATTTTAGTTGATTCCAACAATTTCACCCTATAacgaaaatgtaaataaatccgGGAGATGGATTCTAATAGTCAGCTCAATTTATGTTCAACCCTGTAAACATTCTGACAAGTGAACAGCTGTCAAACGATACCCGGCCTGCATTCGAAGAATCGCAGCAGACTTTTTCTCGTGATCTACTTGGTTGGTGGTGTAAAACAAGAAAAACAACCTCGATTCCGAAAAAATCCAGTTTTCCGTTCAATCTTCGCACCATCTGGATAGGTAGGCACATTTTTCTATACCTGCAGAAAACATTATCGCTTAATTTTCATCGTGACGacgctattttttttaaattgaagttTGAGTCAGAACAGACTAAAACAATGAGAAATAACGTGAGTGCAAGTCCTGTCGCTGCTCTACCTGCCGTCGGCGAGTCTCCGCGTTCTTCGGCTGCCGATGCGAAATCGGAAAAGCCAAAGTGCAAAGCCTGCTGTGCCTGTCCAGAGACCAAGCGGGCTCGCGATTCCTGGTAAGCCACGGCGTTTCATGATCGCGGAAATAATGGTTATATAATTTTTCCTCTTTACAGCATAATGGAGCGGGGCGAGGAGAACTGCGGGGAACTTATTGAAAAACATAAACAATGCATGCGAGACATGGGATTCAACATCTAGATTATGCTGACGGTCCAGTAATGGGCGTAGATTTACGTGAACACTTAGGAATGGGAAATCCTTTTCTAATTAGGAGCTGCATTGTAAATATAGCAATTAAAAGGTAATtgcattaatttattttttactggTTAGTAAAACCATCTGTTAAGTGGTTAGTACTTAAAATTTGGTTGTATAAATAAACAATTTGAGGACATCAgaatttattattgttttattgattaCGATATAAACACAGTTAATATACTAGTGCAAGGAAACAAGTTCTTTTTATAGTTCTGTAATGGAAATTCAGCATACTACTTACAATcaattattgaacattatcaTATGAAAGAAAATTACACATTACATCTATCTTACTTAATGTACTTATCCATAAACTTTTTGTGAAACTCGGACCGCAGCGAGTCGTTGATAAACTGAGCACCTTTCTTGTCCGGTTCCGAACGAGCACAGTTCTTAAAAACCACATCATCATCCCATCGCCGCTTAACCTTCAATTCCGCCTTAGCCGTGGAGGCATAGTTCAACAATGGATTCCCGGACAAAATATTCTCCATCCTGATGCGTTCCTCTTCGTGTCGTTTTTCAAGTTCCTTCTTCGTTGTTTCCTGTGCCCGCTCCCGCTTGATTTTGTTCAACTCCGCCAACAGTGCCGCCGTATCGTCCTCATCCGAATCCGAGTCGGAATTGTCACTCTCCACCGGATCATCCGCGTCCAGGTTCTGCGCAGTTGAATCAGTTTTCTGTCGCTTGCTGCTGTTATTGCTGTTGGCTTCGATGGCACGTCGAACCACCGATGATGGAGGTGCCGACGAGGCGGGTTTGCTGCTACCCGGTTTCGTCTCACGTTCGCGTTTTTCCAGCTCTTCACGGAAATCACGGCTGCGTAGTTCCTCGGTGGTGCCCTGACCGGGATCCCTGCGAAACGAACGACACAATGAAAATGTTTCGATTTATTAACAAAGGTAACCAATTCCATACCTATATTTGAGTTTGGTGTGCGCTGGGAGATCTCTGCTGCTGTATTGTTTGGATAGAGCACTGAGATCCTTTTCACCGCGGCCACTGCCACCCCGGGCTGGATCGAAGGTTGGTCGAGCAGCAGTCGTCATTTGAAATTAATAACTTTACTATTTCAGAACGTAAAAAACTCGCGAACGATTTTTGACGaatattctttgtttttttGGTGCTTCGACTGTCATGTAAATAGACCAAGAGCTGATGGTATGCGACAAAGGGGAACGGCCAAGTCGGTATTATAAGTCAATCTTGTCGAATCAGTCGATAAGATTGACTTATACCGATGTTGGTTGCAAACCCGTAcgcaaaaaaatgtaattcaagtactaataaattattaaaattctgcaaaatttcCCAAGCGGGAATTTTTTTGTAGCAAGACCAAATTTTTTGTTCATGTTGGCATAATATCTAACATAAAATTTGGGTCTTTTTtgttgtaacgacatttaataTGCAAGGGACTAGCAGGTGTGAAATATTACTAAAAGCCTTAGTATACAAGGAAGAGCAGGGagttgaagtaagaaagtttagaaacgCGTGGAATGGaatcatatgagcaagcttagagttttccgacgacttaaccttttgtcttctaccgcaggagtcagaatattttggcacatttaaatgcgaatcacctgagtctatggcatgtccgaacaagcgtaaaatCACTTAGTAACTTAAGCTGTCGGTTCCTGTGTCATTGTTACGACATAATCGCCATCGTTGAGAAATGGCTTAACACACCTTATTACCTTAGACGGTTTTAATCTGTCCGCAAAGAAAGGGCAACTAGCTCACAAAAGATTTCTTTATCCTAGAAGAGTCTCAGTTTCATCCGGCTGCCACCACTTCAGCAGATCAACAGCATCACAAATGACAACGACCGCGCTCTCGATCATTTTACGTTCAATGTTGGTCCgagtttaaatttttgaatatctACTTCAAGAGCTGCCGATTATGCTAGTATGCTGGATGTGATGCAAGACCGACGGAATCCCAATCTAGATTGTGATGATGTAAACATAGCTACACAAACCTTCTGCAATATTTTGAATTACCTGACCGATAGCAATGTCCTGGAGATAATTAATGatcaaaaaaaactaaaaacagCTCTGAACGAGTCGCGCTGTTTAGCAAACATCGCACGCTGCCACTAAGAAATCACGACTCTAAACAATTGAGTGTACATTGTTTCACCACTGTTTCTCTACGAATGAAGAATGCCAATGCAAGTTGAAATCAGTCCCAAAATCTTTCAGGAAGTGAAATTATCTTCCGTTGTTGTCGTCGAAACCGTATTGGCGGACCAGAGTGCAACTGCCACCAGTAGTGTACCTCAACTTGAACGTTCGATAAATGAAGTTCAAGTGATCAATTATCATATTATCTTAGCTGCACCCAAGCTAAAAATAGAGTCTTCTTCTGGTCCAAATGGGATTCCGTACGTGCTTTTGAAAAACCGCAAGGTTTCTTTCGCTGAGGAAGTTAGCTTTTTTGCTTGTAGTTTATAAGAAGGGGATAAGAAAAATGCAGTAAATTATTGCGGAAGCTTGTTGGCTGTGATGGAACCGGTGTTCTTTCACTGCAACGAATGTATCTCAGAAGATCAATATGAATTCATGCCTAGCCGATCAACTACGACGAATCTAGGGCTTGAGAATAGCTTACAAATCGATGCTATCCGCCGCTTTtaacaaaatcaatcacgataacGTCATCGTCAAATTAACTAAACTTGAATTCAATGCATCATTCCTCCGTTGGTTTCAGTTATATCTTGTTGACCTTGGCGTGAATAGTCTGAAATATTTGCGTCTACGGTCTAGCATCCCGCAGAGAAGCCTTGTCTGGCCACTATTTATTCTACTTTACTTCAACAATATGAATTACAGACTTGGGAGGAGAGACAAAGAAGGTCTTCGTCCCTGTCCCGTGATGTTATTTCGTGGTGTTATTTTGAGCTGAATTACCTTTTGGCGAAAGATTCCCCTTCTCAAACAGCGTCCTAATCGGTGTGGTATTGTACAGAGGGCGACGGTTGGCACACACGCGCGGTGTTTAAAGTTTTCCAGCGAATGGCTTACGAGAACGCATCTCTATCGCGGTGGTATTGAACGGGACGAAGACGAATTAACTAATGTACAAACAGATTTTTACCGCTAACAAGAACCTCATCATCTTTTGAAAGAAGGAAAATGTACCCAATGTTGGTTTAGAGAATGATCGCGAATATTGCGCGAGTTCATCAGCAGTTTTCCGCTGTATTAAGCTTACGATATCTGCCAGGGCGATTAAGTTTTCGTTGAATTCCGTCTTGGAGCAGTGACATAGTATCAAAAAAGTACGGAAAATGAAGTGAGGTGGCCGGTAAGTGCATCAAGCCTAGCTACTCATTTGCTAGCAGGAGTTCCCGGGGGCACGGAAAGGTATACACCGATGTTCTTTCAACCCATTTCGGATACCGACATTAAGATCGATACATAAACAGGTCCAAATTCTACTGTCCTCGAATGCAGTGCACAATGAGTTGCTTTTACGGTCTGCGAAGAAGCGGTAAACGGTACCCGGTGGAATGCCCAGTGGGGTGAGCGTACGGTGGACATTCATGGACTTTTGGTGAAATTAACTCAATTTATCTTGTTCTTGTAtctacttattttgttttgaatgcAACATGCTACAAAAGATGCTTATAGGTGGGTCGGCATTCGCCGTTTTTGTTTATgtggattttttcaatattcaatttCCTCCGGACAGCGTCGGCTTATATGTCATATGGCATCGGGCGGCTGGGACCAGGAATTGATCTACTGGATGCCTGCTTCCGTGCCGTGTGAGGTAGTAAAAACTGTGATTTCTTGCATTGTCTAGATTTTCTGATTTTGAAATACTCGAGAAGATTCATGTTTGAGTTACTGGAGGCTATTATTGTTTGGCCTAAATATTCATGTGCGCTTTATAGTACGTTTGGCCTTAGATGTATGATATAAATCTTGCTAAAAGCTTGAACTCTGATTTGCGTCAAACTTTGCCTCAATCCGTGGTGGCACACATTTGCCATCATCGACGGCTCCTGAGGTCTCAGGTTTCATTTACTTGTaccttttctttttctttatttcagagagcgagtaaaggcgttATAACCTTGGCTCATTAGCTAGGACAGTGCTAATAACCTCTGTTCCATCCCAGGAacttaggaccaaaggagtgacattaaccttcttagctaCGTCAATCCCGACGATTCATTAAATTCCCTCTAAActgaaacggttggtacggttgtccacgtttcttctttattcaaggttcaaaatgattcgttgatcaaattcttcattaaatgaataatttgattgctgtataattttgaatcatcttcatcgtgtacgctgcacagttggcctggccgctttaatgattgtgttACATTTCATATGTTCCACAAACAATTATACTGACAAGAAAAATTTTAGGCAAACGTTTGCAATTTTCCAAGATCCCTAAATGTATTGGCtatgtatgtgtagactagactagactagacaatATGAATTACAGATTTGGGTTCGTAAAGTTATAACTAGCGTTTGTAGTAAGATAGATTTCATTGCCGCACTCAGATCGTATAGTCTAGTAAACGAAAAGTAACGTGTTTACATACTTAAGACCTTTACGTTCTTTGCCACATTGTTGTACTCGTCTTTCAACTATCTTCCATTTATTCTGGATTTTGCTACCATCTTTACTCATCGTAAATATTCCTCTCATATAGAGCATCTCACAGTCTCCAGTTCAGCTCATAATATTTAttatgttttaatttattttccctACATCTATTTTCGTGTCattttcgtatgggaaaattgtatACAAGGATGACGCGTGTTCTTTATTTTTAATTCCGACTATTCTAGTTACTTCAAGAGATTTAACTACGGTTGGTTCCTGACTTCGATATAATAACCTCAGACAAAAGAGATTATagctactagaggtcgcatgtcgctgttaacactgaaaatttataatctcgctcttacatatgctaggcccattggtttgacacatattgctcCGGGTACAcacagtccgtgaatacatggagacagtagagctttgctccctctagtagttataatcacTTTTCCTCAGACACATGGAacagaaaaaaattactttttgtatttcaattttcAACTTTAATCGGAACATTATGCATCACTTGAATGAAATGTAACAATAGTATTTACCCACAAACAATCAACAATTGATAT is part of the Topomyia yanbarensis strain Yona2022 chromosome 1, ASM3024719v1, whole genome shotgun sequence genome and encodes:
- the LOC131689860 gene encoding prostaglandin reductase 1-like isoform X2, encoding MSADRWLRSDQHVLPLPHLKLRFSRALTRTTGTASPPSFDVSISYTMVYTAKKWIYARVFSGEPKLDDFRLEEEIMPEIEEGEFLARAEFLSVDPYMRIYILPYPVGSVMIGGQIAQVLESRNPDFPVGAYVFGQFGWRTYSICNPVGIETRKPYVLPDFRSLPRSLGIGVLGTVGNSAYFGVQEICRPKPGETMVVSGAAGAVGSIVGQIGKIKGCSVIGLAGTDEKCAWLKEIGFDGAINYRTADVRKELKLAAPGGVDCYFDNVGGEISAIVRRQMKMYGRIAVCGTISMYNDKPVRVEDPQRDFVGRQLLQEGFSVHRWTDRWFEGIEQNLKWIQQGRLKFRETVTEGFEKMPLAFIEMMRGGNIGKAIVKV
- the LOC131689860 gene encoding prostaglandin reductase 1-like isoform X1; this encodes MKYGTNLNLIKMMIITIPFLPQTSFYQFFACPLHTNASDQHVLPLPHLKLRFSRALTRTTGTASPPSFDVSISYTMVYTAKKWIYARVFSGEPKLDDFRLEEEIMPEIEEGEFLARAEFLSVDPYMRIYILPYPVGSVMIGGQIAQVLESRNPDFPVGAYVFGQFGWRTYSICNPVGIETRKPYVLPDFRSLPRSLGIGVLGTVGNSAYFGVQEICRPKPGETMVVSGAAGAVGSIVGQIGKIKGCSVIGLAGTDEKCAWLKEIGFDGAINYRTADVRKELKLAAPGGVDCYFDNVGGEISAIVRRQMKMYGRIAVCGTISMYNDKPVRVEDPQRDFVGRQLLQEGFSVHRWTDRWFEGIEQNLKWIQQGRLKFRETVTEGFEKMPLAFIEMMRGGNIGKAIVKV
- the LOC131689860 gene encoding prostaglandin reductase 1-like isoform X3, which gives rise to MVYTAKKWIYARVFSGEPKLDDFRLEEEIMPEIEEGEFLARAEFLSVDPYMRIYILPYPVGSVMIGGQIAQVLESRNPDFPVGAYVFGQFGWRTYSICNPVGIETRKPYVLPDFRSLPRSLGIGVLGTVGNSAYFGVQEICRPKPGETMVVSGAAGAVGSIVGQIGKIKGCSVIGLAGTDEKCAWLKEIGFDGAINYRTADVRKELKLAAPGGVDCYFDNVGGEISAIVRRQMKMYGRIAVCGTISMYNDKPVRVEDPQRDFVGRQLLQEGFSVHRWTDRWFEGIEQNLKWIQQGRLKFRETVTEGFEKMPLAFIEMMRGGNIGKAIVKV
- the LOC131689894 gene encoding cytochrome c oxidase copper chaperone, whose amino-acid sequence is MRNNVSASPVAALPAVGESPRSSAADAKSEKPKCKACCACPETKRARDSCIMERGEENCGELIEKHKQCMRDMGFNI
- the LOC131689885 gene encoding protein CWC15 homolog; translation: MTTAARPTFDPARGGSGRGEKDLSALSKQYSSRDLPAHTKLKYRDPGQGTTEELRSRDFREELEKRERETKPGSSKPASSAPPSSVVRRAIEANSNNSSKRQKTDSTAQNLDADDPVESDNSDSDSDEDDTAALLAELNKIKRERAQETTKKELEKRHEEERIRMENILSGNPLLNYASTAKAELKVKRRWDDDVVFKNCARSEPDKKGAQFINDSLRSEFHKKFMDKYIK